In Arthrobacter sp. CDRTa11, one DNA window encodes the following:
- a CDS encoding NAD-dependent epimerase/dehydratase family protein, which yields MRIAVTGATGFVGAAVAAAAEHRGWEVYRYGRRQLPGFTVWDLAEGNLWSPPEVDAVVHAGAQVGDWGPPQLFHRVNVLGTEAVAASFPRARLVHISSSSVYPWWQPCIDRPEQAPAGRYLNAYSRSKALAEAVASKHPNALILRPHGVYGPGDRTLLPRLIRNVKRGRLLCVGSPNVRHQLTSIGNLTEAALAACASDATGPVNVADHQPVKLGEVLREVLDETGRSGVELQFIPLRTAMTLAASLEALGSVTRKPPALTRYAVSQLGFERTYSTRRLREEVGVEPVPSSFSGAGEWIRALGSTHPAQETNH from the coding sequence ATGAGGATCGCTGTCACCGGTGCCACGGGGTTTGTCGGTGCCGCCGTGGCGGCGGCCGCCGAACACCGCGGCTGGGAGGTGTACCGCTACGGCAGGCGCCAGCTCCCAGGATTTACCGTGTGGGATCTGGCCGAGGGGAATCTTTGGAGCCCGCCCGAGGTGGACGCCGTGGTGCATGCCGGTGCGCAGGTGGGTGACTGGGGACCGCCGCAATTGTTCCACCGTGTGAACGTCCTCGGCACCGAAGCCGTGGCCGCCTCCTTCCCCCGTGCCCGGTTGGTCCATATCTCCAGCTCGAGCGTCTATCCCTGGTGGCAGCCCTGTATTGACCGGCCCGAGCAAGCCCCGGCCGGGCGCTACCTGAATGCCTACTCCCGCTCCAAGGCCCTGGCGGAGGCGGTGGCGTCAAAGCACCCGAATGCACTGATCCTCAGGCCGCACGGCGTGTACGGGCCCGGTGACAGGACCCTGCTGCCGCGGCTCATCCGGAATGTAAAGCGCGGCCGGCTGCTGTGCGTCGGAAGCCCGAACGTGCGCCACCAGCTGACGTCAATCGGGAACCTGACCGAAGCAGCGCTCGCCGCGTGCGCCTCAGACGCAACAGGGCCCGTCAACGTGGCCGACCACCAGCCGGTGAAACTGGGCGAAGTCCTGCGGGAAGTCCTGGACGAAACTGGACGGTCCGGCGTCGAACTCCAGTTCATCCCGCTGCGGACGGCAATGACGCTGGCCGCTTCGCTGGAGGCGTTGGGCAGCGTAACGCGGAAGCCGCCGGCTCTCACACGCTATGCCGTCTCCCAGCTTGGCTTCGAGCGGACCTACAGCACCCGCCGGCTGCGCGAAGAGGTGGGGGTGGAGCCTGTCCCCAGCAGCTTCTCAGGTGCGGGAGAATGGATCAGAGCCCTGGGATCAACCCATCCCGCCCAAGAGACCAACCACTGA
- the map gene encoding type I methionyl aminopeptidase, translating into MAFGQPRIEYKTNAQMRTMHEAGLVLTRALDAAVAAAVPGVTTKHLDDVFAAVLNEAGAKSNFLGYHGFPASICTSVNEEVVHGIPGSRTLNDGDIISIDGGAIVDGWHSDSARTVIVGTADPEDQRLSDVTQAAMWRGIAALAKGSHVGDIGAAIDDYVSSVPGKPLGILEDYVGHGIGSEMHMAPDVLNYRTSHRGPKIRPGLCLAIEPMLVRGGIETAVLEDDWTVVTTDGKRSCQWEHSVAVHEKGIWVLSAPDGGAEQLVPLGVVPVPIP; encoded by the coding sequence ATGGCATTCGGACAGCCCCGCATCGAATACAAGACCAACGCCCAGATGCGCACCATGCATGAGGCAGGCCTCGTCCTGACCCGCGCCTTGGATGCCGCCGTAGCCGCGGCGGTTCCGGGTGTCACCACCAAGCATCTGGACGACGTTTTCGCCGCGGTCCTGAATGAGGCGGGCGCGAAATCCAACTTCCTCGGCTACCACGGCTTCCCGGCCTCCATCTGCACCTCCGTCAATGAGGAGGTGGTACACGGCATCCCGGGCAGCCGCACGCTCAATGATGGCGATATCATCTCGATCGACGGCGGCGCGATCGTGGATGGCTGGCACTCCGACTCGGCACGGACCGTCATCGTGGGTACCGCCGATCCCGAAGACCAGCGGCTCTCCGACGTGACGCAGGCGGCCATGTGGCGGGGGATAGCGGCACTCGCCAAGGGCAGCCATGTGGGGGATATCGGCGCGGCCATCGACGACTACGTGTCCTCTGTTCCCGGTAAGCCGCTCGGCATTTTGGAAGACTACGTAGGCCACGGCATCGGCTCCGAGATGCATATGGCTCCGGACGTGCTCAACTACCGCACCAGCCACCGCGGGCCCAAGATTCGGCCGGGGCTGTGCCTTGCGATCGAACCCATGCTGGTCCGTGGCGGCATCGAGACGGCAGTCCTGGAAGACGACTGGACCGTTGTGACTACGGACGGCAAGCGCTCCTGCCAGTGGGAGCACTCCGTGGCGGTCCACGAAAAGGGCATCTGGGTGCTCTCGGCCCCCGACGGCGGCGCCGAGCAGCTGGTGCCCCTCGGCGTCGTCCCCGTTCCCATCCCCTAA